A DNA window from Procambarus clarkii isolate CNS0578487 chromosome 75, FALCON_Pclarkii_2.0, whole genome shotgun sequence contains the following coding sequences:
- the LOC138356974 gene encoding uncharacterized protein encodes MCSDGLHYKGITSGNNSQGKILAHPGFMPPECTRPGFMPPECTRPGFMPPECTRPGFMPPECTRPGFMPPECTRPGFMPPECTRPGFMPPECTRPGFMPPECTRPGFMPPECTRPGFMPPECTRPGFMPPECTRPGFMPPECTRPGFIPPECTRPGFMPPECTRAGFMPPECTRPGFMPPECTRPGFMPPECTRPGFMPPECTRPGFMPPECTRPGFMPPECTRPGFMPPECSRPGFMPPECTRPGFMPPECTRPGFMPPECTRPGFMPPECTRPGFMPPVCTRPGFMLPECTRPGFMPPECTRPGFMPQECTRPGFMLPECTRPGFMPPECTRPGFMPPECSRPGFMPPECSRPGFMPPECSRPDFMPPVCTRPGFMPPECSRPGFMPPECTRPGFMPPECTRPGFKFDL; translated from the coding sequence ATGTGCTCAGATGGGCTCCACTACAAGGGGATTACAAGTGGTAATAATTCTCAAGGCAAAATATTAGCACATCCAGGCTTCATGCCGCCAGAGTGTACACGTCCAGGCTTCATGCCGCCAGAGTGCACACGTCCAGGCTTCATGCCGCCAGAGTGTACACGTCCAGGCTTCATGCCGCCAGAGTGCACACGTCCAGGCTTCATGCCGCCAGAGTGCACACGTCCAGGCTTCATGCCGCCAGAGTGCACACGTCCAGGCTTCATGCCGCCAGAGTGCACACGTCCAGGCTTCATGCCGCCAGAGTGCACACGTCCAGGCTTCATGCCGCCAGAGTGCACACGTCCAGGCTTCATGCCGCCAGAGTGTACACGTCCAGGCTTCATGCCGCCAGAGTGTACACGTCCAGGCTTCATGCCGCCAGAGTGCACACGTCCAGGCTTCATACCACCAGAGTGTACACGTCCAGGCTTCATGCCGCCAGAGTGCACACGTGCAGGCTTCATGCCGCCAGAGTGTACACGTCCAGGTTTCATGCCGCCAGAGTGCACACGTCCAGGCTTCATGCCGCCAGAGTGTACACGTCCAGGCTTCATGCCGCCAGAGTGTACACGTCCAGGCTTCATGCCGCCAGAGTGCACACGTCCAGGCTTCATGCCGCCAGAGTGCACACGTCCAGGCTTCATGCCGCCTGAGTGCTCACGTCCAGGCTTCATGCCGCCAGAGTGCACACGTCCAGGCTTCATGCCGCCAGAGTGCACACGTCCAGGCTTCATGCCGCCAGAGTGCACACGTCCAGGCTTCATGCCGCCAGAGTGTACACGTCCAGGGTTCATGCCACCAGTGTGTACACGTCCAGGCTTCATGCTGCCAGAGTGTACACGTCCAGGCTTCATGCCGCCAGAGTGCACACGTCCAGGCTTCATGCCGCAAGAGTGTACACGTCCAGGCTTCATGCTGCCAGAGTGCACACGTCCAGGCTTCATGCCGCCAGAGTGCACACGTCCAGGCTTCATGCCGCCAGAGTGCTCACGTCCAGGCTTCATGCCGCCAGAGTGCTCACGTCCAGGCTTCATGCCGCCAGAGTGCTCACGTCCAGACTTCATGCCGCCAGTGTGTACACGTCCAGGCTTCATGCCGCCAGAGTGCTCACGTCCAGGCTTCATGCCGCCAGAGTGCACACGTCCAGGCTTCATGCCGCCAGAGTGCACACGTCCAGGCTTCAAATTTGATCTATAA